One window of the Populus trichocarpa isolate Nisqually-1 chromosome 9, P.trichocarpa_v4.1, whole genome shotgun sequence genome contains the following:
- the LOC7460106 gene encoding serine/threonine-protein kinase TOUSLED isoform X2, producing the protein MSDDMLMHFSSNSSNQSDQSLPTKIAKLEARMAGKVPSVTPGPPVQLQQQQPQHQQQQQQQPIWSSVSPGPKFGPPEELAESSDSDDDNGGEFLIQANTQKRQRLQENNNSAVIEHLEAVNDGRQKTGETEETKGGSDTNRKKQGRGRGQSNSGRGRGSRANDQIRSQVSVSTASPSNGQLENSYLKDNRPKEHFRNDDHISLEEELASLRAKVSILEEDLRKSRQEASNNHDLCHQLEKELKELKDYEQQMKPKRTKIISDLLISVSKAERQEARMKVRQDSLRLGSVGVIRAGTIISETWEDGQMLKDLNIHLRQLLETKEAIERQRKSLKKRQSDKGDGTDAESGVQEEDFLIQDEIFKSRLVSMKREEETILRERDRYELEKGRLIREMKRIRDEDGSRFNNFQILNHRYALLNLLGKGGFSEVYKAYDLVDHRYVACKLHGLNAQWSEDKKQSYIRHAMREYNIHKTLVHNHIVRLWDIFEIDQNTFCTVLEYCSGKDLDAVLKATPVLPEREARIIIVQIFQGLVYLNKRAQKIIHYDLKPGNVLFDEFGIAKVTDFGLSKIVEEDVGSQGMELTSQGAGTYWYLPPECFELSKTPLISSKVDVWSAGVLFYQMLYGRRPFGHDQTQERILREDTIIKARRVEFPSKPTISNEAKDLIRRCLTYNQADRPDVLTIAQDPYLTYVKR; encoded by the exons ATGTCGGATGATATGTTAATGCATTTCTCTTCGAACTCTTCGAACCAGTCAGACCAGTCTTTGCCTACTAAAATTGCTAAACTTGAAGCTCGTATGGCTGGCAAGGTACCTTCTGTCACTCCTGGCCCCCCTGTTCAGCTACAGCAACAGCAGCCGCAgcatcaacaacaacagcaacagcaacccATTTGGTCCTCTGTTTCTCCTGGTCCGAAATTTGGGCCTCCTGAGGAATTGGCAGAGTCTAGTGATTCTGACGATGAT AATGGAGGGGAATTTCTTATACAAGCAAACACTCAGAAGCGCCAGagattacaagaaaataataattcagcTGTCATCGAACATCTTGAG GCAGTGAATGATGGAAGGCAAAAGACCGGGGAAACTGAAGAGACCAAGGGCGGTTCTGATACAAACAGGAAAAAACAAGGTCGTGGCAGGGGTCAGTCTAATTCTGGTAGAGGTCGTGGTTCCAGAGCTAATGATCAGATTAGATCACAAGTTTCTGTTTCAACAGCCTCACCTTCAAATGGTCAGCTTGAGAACTCGTATCTCAAG GATAACAGGCCCAAAGAGCACTTCAGAAATGATGATCACATATCCTTAGAG GAGGAGCTTGCATCTTTACGTGCAAAAGTTTCCATTCTAGAGGAAGATCTTCGTAAATCTCGTCAAGAGGCCTCTAATAATCATGATCTCTGCCACCAGTTAGAAAAG GAATTGAAGGAACTCAAAGATTATGAACAACAAATGAAGCCAAAG AGAACGAAAATTATATCTGATCTGCTGATATCTGTTTCAAAAGCAGAGAGACAAGAAGCCAGGATGAAAGTTCGCCAGGATTCTTTAAGACTTGGCAGTGTGGGTGTTATCAG AGCTGGAACTATCATATCTGAGACGTGGGAGGATGGGCAAATGCTGAAAGATCTAAATATTCATCTT agaCAGTTATTAGAAACTAAGGAGGCTATTGAGCGGCAGCGGAAATCATTGAAGAAACGACAATCTG ACAAGGGTGATGGTACAGATGCAGAATCAGGAGTACAAGAAGAAGATTTTCTCATCCAGGATGAGATTTTTAAATCTCGTCTCGTGAGCATGAAGCGT GAGGAAGAGACTATTTTGCGTGAAAGAGATCGCTATGAACTGGAAAAGGGACGGCTCATACGTGAAATGAAACGGATACGAGATGAGGATGGTTCacgttttaataattttcagattttaaatCACCGATATGCCCTTCTAAATCTTCTTGGTAAAGGGGGATTTAGTGAGGTTTACAAG GCTTATGATTTGGTGGACCATAGATATGTTGCATGTAAGCTTCATGGTCTGAATGCTCAGTGGAGTGAGGATAAGAAGCAAAGTTACATTCGGCATGCAATGCGGGAGTACAATATTCATAAGACATTGGTGCATAATCACATTGTTCGGCTTTGGGACATTTTTGAAATTGACCAGAATACGTTCTGCACTGTCTTGGAGTACTGTAGTG gtAAAGATCTTGATGCTGTTCTTAAAGCTACACCTGTATTACCTGAGAGGGAAGCTAGGATTATTATTGTCCAGATATTTCAAGGCCTTGTATACTTGAATAAAAGAGCACAGAAGATTATCCATTATGATTTGAAGCCTGGGAATGTTCTTTTTGATGAATTTGGCATTGCAAAAGTTACTGATTTTGGTCTTAGCAAGATTGTGGAGGAAGATGTTGGATCACAGGGAATGGAACTTACATCTCAGGGAGCTGGAACGTATTG gTATTTGCCACCAGAATGTTTTGAGCTCAGCAAGACACCTTTAATATCTTCAAAG GTTGATGTCTGGTCAGCTGGAGTACTATTTTACCAAATGCTCTATGGCAGACGTCCTTTTGGGCACGACCAAACCCAAGAACGAATACTTCGTGAAGATACAATTATAAAAGCTCGCAGGGTTGAATTCCCTTCAAAGCCTACTATCTCAAACGAGGCAAAG GATTTGATTCGTCGATGTCTAACCTATAACCAAGCAGATAGACCAGATGTCTTGACCATTGCTCAAGATCCATACCTTACTTACGTAAAGAGGTAA
- the LOC7460106 gene encoding serine/threonine-protein kinase TOUSLED isoform X1, with amino-acid sequence MSDDMLMHFSSNSSNQSDQSLPTKIAKLEARMAGKVPSVTPGPPVQLQQQQPQHQQQQQQQPIWSSVSPGPKFGPPEELAESSDSDDDNGGEFLIQANTQKRQRLQENNNSAVIEHLETQAVNDGRQKTGETEETKGGSDTNRKKQGRGRGQSNSGRGRGSRANDQIRSQVSVSTASPSNGQLENSYLKDNRPKEHFRNDDHISLEEELASLRAKVSILEEDLRKSRQEASNNHDLCHQLEKELKELKDYEQQMKPKRTKIISDLLISVSKAERQEARMKVRQDSLRLGSVGVIRAGTIISETWEDGQMLKDLNIHLRQLLETKEAIERQRKSLKKRQSDKGDGTDAESGVQEEDFLIQDEIFKSRLVSMKREEETILRERDRYELEKGRLIREMKRIRDEDGSRFNNFQILNHRYALLNLLGKGGFSEVYKAYDLVDHRYVACKLHGLNAQWSEDKKQSYIRHAMREYNIHKTLVHNHIVRLWDIFEIDQNTFCTVLEYCSGKDLDAVLKATPVLPEREARIIIVQIFQGLVYLNKRAQKIIHYDLKPGNVLFDEFGIAKVTDFGLSKIVEEDVGSQGMELTSQGAGTYWYLPPECFELSKTPLISSKVDVWSAGVLFYQMLYGRRPFGHDQTQERILREDTIIKARRVEFPSKPTISNEAKDLIRRCLTYNQADRPDVLTIAQDPYLTYVKR; translated from the exons ATGTCGGATGATATGTTAATGCATTTCTCTTCGAACTCTTCGAACCAGTCAGACCAGTCTTTGCCTACTAAAATTGCTAAACTTGAAGCTCGTATGGCTGGCAAGGTACCTTCTGTCACTCCTGGCCCCCCTGTTCAGCTACAGCAACAGCAGCCGCAgcatcaacaacaacagcaacagcaacccATTTGGTCCTCTGTTTCTCCTGGTCCGAAATTTGGGCCTCCTGAGGAATTGGCAGAGTCTAGTGATTCTGACGATGAT AATGGAGGGGAATTTCTTATACAAGCAAACACTCAGAAGCGCCAGagattacaagaaaataataattcagcTGTCATCGAACATCTTGAG acacAGGCAGTGAATGATGGAAGGCAAAAGACCGGGGAAACTGAAGAGACCAAGGGCGGTTCTGATACAAACAGGAAAAAACAAGGTCGTGGCAGGGGTCAGTCTAATTCTGGTAGAGGTCGTGGTTCCAGAGCTAATGATCAGATTAGATCACAAGTTTCTGTTTCAACAGCCTCACCTTCAAATGGTCAGCTTGAGAACTCGTATCTCAAG GATAACAGGCCCAAAGAGCACTTCAGAAATGATGATCACATATCCTTAGAG GAGGAGCTTGCATCTTTACGTGCAAAAGTTTCCATTCTAGAGGAAGATCTTCGTAAATCTCGTCAAGAGGCCTCTAATAATCATGATCTCTGCCACCAGTTAGAAAAG GAATTGAAGGAACTCAAAGATTATGAACAACAAATGAAGCCAAAG AGAACGAAAATTATATCTGATCTGCTGATATCTGTTTCAAAAGCAGAGAGACAAGAAGCCAGGATGAAAGTTCGCCAGGATTCTTTAAGACTTGGCAGTGTGGGTGTTATCAG AGCTGGAACTATCATATCTGAGACGTGGGAGGATGGGCAAATGCTGAAAGATCTAAATATTCATCTT agaCAGTTATTAGAAACTAAGGAGGCTATTGAGCGGCAGCGGAAATCATTGAAGAAACGACAATCTG ACAAGGGTGATGGTACAGATGCAGAATCAGGAGTACAAGAAGAAGATTTTCTCATCCAGGATGAGATTTTTAAATCTCGTCTCGTGAGCATGAAGCGT GAGGAAGAGACTATTTTGCGTGAAAGAGATCGCTATGAACTGGAAAAGGGACGGCTCATACGTGAAATGAAACGGATACGAGATGAGGATGGTTCacgttttaataattttcagattttaaatCACCGATATGCCCTTCTAAATCTTCTTGGTAAAGGGGGATTTAGTGAGGTTTACAAG GCTTATGATTTGGTGGACCATAGATATGTTGCATGTAAGCTTCATGGTCTGAATGCTCAGTGGAGTGAGGATAAGAAGCAAAGTTACATTCGGCATGCAATGCGGGAGTACAATATTCATAAGACATTGGTGCATAATCACATTGTTCGGCTTTGGGACATTTTTGAAATTGACCAGAATACGTTCTGCACTGTCTTGGAGTACTGTAGTG gtAAAGATCTTGATGCTGTTCTTAAAGCTACACCTGTATTACCTGAGAGGGAAGCTAGGATTATTATTGTCCAGATATTTCAAGGCCTTGTATACTTGAATAAAAGAGCACAGAAGATTATCCATTATGATTTGAAGCCTGGGAATGTTCTTTTTGATGAATTTGGCATTGCAAAAGTTACTGATTTTGGTCTTAGCAAGATTGTGGAGGAAGATGTTGGATCACAGGGAATGGAACTTACATCTCAGGGAGCTGGAACGTATTG gTATTTGCCACCAGAATGTTTTGAGCTCAGCAAGACACCTTTAATATCTTCAAAG GTTGATGTCTGGTCAGCTGGAGTACTATTTTACCAAATGCTCTATGGCAGACGTCCTTTTGGGCACGACCAAACCCAAGAACGAATACTTCGTGAAGATACAATTATAAAAGCTCGCAGGGTTGAATTCCCTTCAAAGCCTACTATCTCAAACGAGGCAAAG GATTTGATTCGTCGATGTCTAACCTATAACCAAGCAGATAGACCAGATGTCTTGACCATTGCTCAAGATCCATACCTTACTTACGTAAAGAGGTAA
- the LOC7460107 gene encoding protein CHLORORESPIRATORY REDUCTION 42, chloroplastic, which translates to MAFSFSSTSTIPRTNPTLQSNHSINDARNRKLNVITRCESRESSSSETNLPAKSTPKLGIGSPVVVIEAPKMIKTAATMPCLRVNTGFVKPGDVGRIVSRKPKDVWAVRLAIGTYLIDGKYFKPLELSE; encoded by the exons ATGgcattttctttctcctctacCTCCACAATCCCACGAACAAACCCGACTTTGCAATCCAATCACAGCATAAATGATGCTCGGAACCGAAAACTCAATGTGATTACTAGATGTGAATCTAgagaatcatcatcatcagagaCAAATTTGCCAGCAAAAAGTACTCCCAAACTTGGGATAGGGTCTCCTGTAGTTGTTATTGAGGCTCCCAAAATGATCAAGACAGCAGCAACCATGCCCTGCCTCCGGGTTAACACCGGCTTCGTTAAGCCTGGTGATGTGGGAAG AATTGTGTCAAGAAAGCCCAAGGATGTGTGGGCAGTTCGTCTTGCTATTGGCACCTATCTCATAGATGGCAAATATTTCAAGCCCTTGGAGCTCAGTGAATGA
- the LOC7460106 gene encoding serine/threonine-protein kinase TOUSLED isoform X3, with protein MSDDMLMHFSSNSSNQSDQSLPTKIAKLEARMAGKVPSVTPGPPVQLQQQQPQHQQQQQQQPIWSSVSPGPKFGPPEELAESSDSDDDNGGEFLIQANTQKRQRLQENNNSAVIEHLETQAVNDGRQKTGETEETKGGSDTNRKKQGRGRGQSNSGRGRGSRANDQIRSQVSVSTASPSNGQLENSYLKEELASLRAKVSILEEDLRKSRQEASNNHDLCHQLEKELKELKDYEQQMKPKRTKIISDLLISVSKAERQEARMKVRQDSLRLGSVGVIRAGTIISETWEDGQMLKDLNIHLRQLLETKEAIERQRKSLKKRQSDKGDGTDAESGVQEEDFLIQDEIFKSRLVSMKREEETILRERDRYELEKGRLIREMKRIRDEDGSRFNNFQILNHRYALLNLLGKGGFSEVYKAYDLVDHRYVACKLHGLNAQWSEDKKQSYIRHAMREYNIHKTLVHNHIVRLWDIFEIDQNTFCTVLEYCSGKDLDAVLKATPVLPEREARIIIVQIFQGLVYLNKRAQKIIHYDLKPGNVLFDEFGIAKVTDFGLSKIVEEDVGSQGMELTSQGAGTYWYLPPECFELSKTPLISSKVDVWSAGVLFYQMLYGRRPFGHDQTQERILREDTIIKARRVEFPSKPTISNEAKDLIRRCLTYNQADRPDVLTIAQDPYLTYVKR; from the exons ATGTCGGATGATATGTTAATGCATTTCTCTTCGAACTCTTCGAACCAGTCAGACCAGTCTTTGCCTACTAAAATTGCTAAACTTGAAGCTCGTATGGCTGGCAAGGTACCTTCTGTCACTCCTGGCCCCCCTGTTCAGCTACAGCAACAGCAGCCGCAgcatcaacaacaacagcaacagcaacccATTTGGTCCTCTGTTTCTCCTGGTCCGAAATTTGGGCCTCCTGAGGAATTGGCAGAGTCTAGTGATTCTGACGATGAT AATGGAGGGGAATTTCTTATACAAGCAAACACTCAGAAGCGCCAGagattacaagaaaataataattcagcTGTCATCGAACATCTTGAG acacAGGCAGTGAATGATGGAAGGCAAAAGACCGGGGAAACTGAAGAGACCAAGGGCGGTTCTGATACAAACAGGAAAAAACAAGGTCGTGGCAGGGGTCAGTCTAATTCTGGTAGAGGTCGTGGTTCCAGAGCTAATGATCAGATTAGATCACAAGTTTCTGTTTCAACAGCCTCACCTTCAAATGGTCAGCTTGAGAACTCGTATCTCAAG GAGGAGCTTGCATCTTTACGTGCAAAAGTTTCCATTCTAGAGGAAGATCTTCGTAAATCTCGTCAAGAGGCCTCTAATAATCATGATCTCTGCCACCAGTTAGAAAAG GAATTGAAGGAACTCAAAGATTATGAACAACAAATGAAGCCAAAG AGAACGAAAATTATATCTGATCTGCTGATATCTGTTTCAAAAGCAGAGAGACAAGAAGCCAGGATGAAAGTTCGCCAGGATTCTTTAAGACTTGGCAGTGTGGGTGTTATCAG AGCTGGAACTATCATATCTGAGACGTGGGAGGATGGGCAAATGCTGAAAGATCTAAATATTCATCTT agaCAGTTATTAGAAACTAAGGAGGCTATTGAGCGGCAGCGGAAATCATTGAAGAAACGACAATCTG ACAAGGGTGATGGTACAGATGCAGAATCAGGAGTACAAGAAGAAGATTTTCTCATCCAGGATGAGATTTTTAAATCTCGTCTCGTGAGCATGAAGCGT GAGGAAGAGACTATTTTGCGTGAAAGAGATCGCTATGAACTGGAAAAGGGACGGCTCATACGTGAAATGAAACGGATACGAGATGAGGATGGTTCacgttttaataattttcagattttaaatCACCGATATGCCCTTCTAAATCTTCTTGGTAAAGGGGGATTTAGTGAGGTTTACAAG GCTTATGATTTGGTGGACCATAGATATGTTGCATGTAAGCTTCATGGTCTGAATGCTCAGTGGAGTGAGGATAAGAAGCAAAGTTACATTCGGCATGCAATGCGGGAGTACAATATTCATAAGACATTGGTGCATAATCACATTGTTCGGCTTTGGGACATTTTTGAAATTGACCAGAATACGTTCTGCACTGTCTTGGAGTACTGTAGTG gtAAAGATCTTGATGCTGTTCTTAAAGCTACACCTGTATTACCTGAGAGGGAAGCTAGGATTATTATTGTCCAGATATTTCAAGGCCTTGTATACTTGAATAAAAGAGCACAGAAGATTATCCATTATGATTTGAAGCCTGGGAATGTTCTTTTTGATGAATTTGGCATTGCAAAAGTTACTGATTTTGGTCTTAGCAAGATTGTGGAGGAAGATGTTGGATCACAGGGAATGGAACTTACATCTCAGGGAGCTGGAACGTATTG gTATTTGCCACCAGAATGTTTTGAGCTCAGCAAGACACCTTTAATATCTTCAAAG GTTGATGTCTGGTCAGCTGGAGTACTATTTTACCAAATGCTCTATGGCAGACGTCCTTTTGGGCACGACCAAACCCAAGAACGAATACTTCGTGAAGATACAATTATAAAAGCTCGCAGGGTTGAATTCCCTTCAAAGCCTACTATCTCAAACGAGGCAAAG GATTTGATTCGTCGATGTCTAACCTATAACCAAGCAGATAGACCAGATGTCTTGACCATTGCTCAAGATCCATACCTTACTTACGTAAAGAGGTAA